The Geomonas ferrireducens DNA segment GTCCGGCATCTTCCCGGAGATCTGCTGCGCCAGGCGATGCACGCGGGCGTTTACTCCAGGATCGATGACGTCGCCGAAGTCCACCACCACCCCTTGCTCGCCCGCTTTGACGATGTTGATGTTGCTCATGCTTCCACCCCCGGAAAGTTGCGGTCCAGGAACACCTTCACGAACTCCTCGAAGTCCGACTCCTGGTCGCCCCGGTACACCATGGCGGAACCTATTTCGGCGGCGAGTATCGCGAAAAGGTACTTCTGCGGCAGCTGACCGATCCGCTGGTTGTAGCAGCTGTTTTCGCTCAGGAAGCGGGGGAGGTGGCTCAGGATGGCGCGCCGGAACAAGGGCTGCAGGCAGATCTCCGGCCGCTTCTGGAAAAACTTGAAGAGTCGCGCGTAGTGCGTGTTGATCTCGGCACTGATGGAGTTGGAAATGTCGGTGCAGAGTAGGTTCGGCTGCTCGCGACGGCGCTTGAGGATCAGTCGTGCCTCGTCGGCGGCACGCTTTTCCAGGATCTGGAGCACGTCCGCGACATAGGCCTCCTTGTTGGCAAGGAACTCCTCCTCGGTGAGCAGCAGGTTGGCGATGATCTCGTAGGAGGACGAGATGACCCCGCACTTGTTCGCGGAGGCGTCCCGCATGATGATGACACCTTTTTTCTGCAGCTGCTGGCGCGCCTCCGGGGTGATGAACGAGTTGGCCCCCTCGATGATGACCTTGGCGGAAGGGGTTCCATCCGCGAGAAAGAACCGCTCCCAGTTGTGCATGTCGATGGTCTCGGGCCTCCCCCCGCCGGGGATGAAAAGGTCCGCCTCGACCGAGAAGGGGAGTTCCGCGAATTCCCTTGAGAATTCATCGACCGAGATCCACTCTTCCTCCACTCCGGCCGCCGTCCGGGTCACCTTGCGGTAGAGCTCGCGCAGCCCTTCCGAGCGGCTGCCGCTACGAAAGAGCATGAAGCCGCCGGGGTTCAGTTTGCACGGGTCGAAGGCATCGAGATCGCGGGAAAGGAGGATGCGCCCGAGTTCCTCACGGTCCGCGCCCGCCGTGTCGCACAACGCCGCGGTACCGTCGAGGATGAGCCGAATCTGCACCTGCGGGGAGCGCTCCAAAAGCAAGCGCATGGCGTTTCCCGCCACGTCACCGTTCGGGCCGCCGGTCATCTTGACGGAGTAGGGGGCCTGGCGCATGTCGATGCCGAGCTCCGCCATGGTTATCTCGGCGAAGGTGACCACGCCAAGCGAGGTGACGCCGTATTCCTTGTGGTTGATGCCGACCTCTTTGCTGGACATGATGCCGTTGCCGAGGATGTACCCCCTTTTCTTTGAGAGGCGGGCGACGGCTTCGATGACGCTGTCGTGCATGTTCTCGTCGGGGCCGAGCTCGATCGGTTCTTCCTCGCGATAGTAGTCGACGACGGCAGGATTTTTCGCGATCCCGTTTTCGGTGACGTAGATGTCAAGGAAGGCGTGAATGACGCCGTACTGCAGCTTGTACAGGCGCCACGTTTCCTGGTCCCGATCCCTCGCCTTGAGGTCGGCGGTGTTCAGGATCAACACCATCTTCGAGCCGCCTTCGTAGATATCCTTGTTCTTTAGATGCTGGGTGAACGCCAGCACGAAGTTTTCCCGGAACAGGTTGTTCGAGTTGGTGACGAAGTCATCCTTCGTGCGGGCGATGACGGTGCGCCAGCCGCCGCGGGCGATGTCGGAAAAGCCAATGTGGTAACCGAAGCCGAAACGGCTGAAGAAGAAGGTGATGCGAAACGGCGTGCCTTCCGGGAGATCGGCGGTGAAGTCGGGACCGAGCTCGGCGAGGTAGGCGGGGTCGATCCTGAAGGAGAGTGCCTGTTTCACGACAACGAAGAAGTTAGTTTTCAGCGTGTTCCGGATGAAGGAGAGGCAGCAGCGGAAAATGGCCCTCCGGATGTCATCGAGGTAGCGGTGGCCGGTGCTGTAATCGGCCACGGTCTGCCGCGTTGCGGCCAATAGCGCCTCGTAATCGGCGCTCTCACGCCCGCGCGGGTCGAAGCGGCTGCGGAACAGTTTGACCAACTGGAGCGCTATCTCCGGGTGCGAGGTGAACGCGTCCTGCACGTCTTCGAGGCCGAAACGGTCCGGCTGGTTGTGGGCCAGGTTCGAATGGCAGAACGCGGTGAAGGCGTTGATGAGCGCGGCGTCTTCGCCGGAAATGACGTCCCTCGTTACGAACTCGCGGTAGGTCGGCGACGAGACATTGAGAATCTGCGTCGTGTACAGTTCGCCCTGCAGCCGGACAAAGCTGTCGGAGTTCTTTTCGAGCTGGCTCCCCCCGCGCGGGCGCACGTAGAACGTCCCGAGGAAATAAGGGTGAGTTCCGTTGGAGATGGTCAGGCAGTAGGCGCGGTTCACGGCCAGCCCCAGCCGGTTGAAGACCTCCATGACCTGCAGCAGGAAGTCCTTTTGCGGCGGGTTGGCGACGGCGAAGAGCACCCGGGACTCGCCTCCGGTCTCCATCGGTTCCACGTCCAGGTGCAGCCCGCCCCCCTGGTTCCCCATCTGGTACAGGTTGAGGATCTGCGCCACCCTCGCTGGGGGGGAGATGCGCACATAGCTTTCGTTGTTGAGCCAGATGATCCGGAGTAACCTGTCGAAATCCTCCGTGGGGCTTGCCGGGTATTCACGGATGAAATCACCGTAGATCCGTTCGCGGATGTCGGCCGGTACCTCGTTCCCCTTGCCGTTTAACACCTCGTGGTTGGACTTGCGGTCGAATTCGAGGCGCTGGATTTCCAGC contains these protein-coding regions:
- a CDS encoding NAD-glutamate dehydrogenase domain-containing protein, which codes for MSNQGVEESVNGGNQSWLEKEMHPYFFVSMKDEPEAIDILRREMGTLRHNRRLILADREKSFIQAMANVPGSLYDSIGRVREREISYAMIAHSESPMPGMQQTLEIQRLEFDRKSNHEVLNGKGNEVPADIRERIYGDFIREYPASPTEDFDRLLRIIWLNNESYVRISPPARVAQILNLYQMGNQGGGLHLDVEPMETGGESRVLFAVANPPQKDFLLQVMEVFNRLGLAVNRAYCLTISNGTHPYFLGTFYVRPRGGSQLEKNSDSFVRLQGELYTTQILNVSSPTYREFVTRDVISGEDAALINAFTAFCHSNLAHNQPDRFGLEDVQDAFTSHPEIALQLVKLFRSRFDPRGRESADYEALLAATRQTVADYSTGHRYLDDIRRAIFRCCLSFIRNTLKTNFFVVVKQALSFRIDPAYLAELGPDFTADLPEGTPFRITFFFSRFGFGYHIGFSDIARGGWRTVIARTKDDFVTNSNNLFRENFVLAFTQHLKNKDIYEGGSKMVLILNTADLKARDRDQETWRLYKLQYGVIHAFLDIYVTENGIAKNPAVVDYYREEEPIELGPDENMHDSVIEAVARLSKKRGYILGNGIMSSKEVGINHKEYGVTSLGVVTFAEITMAELGIDMRQAPYSVKMTGGPNGDVAGNAMRLLLERSPQVQIRLILDGTAALCDTAGADREELGRILLSRDLDAFDPCKLNPGGFMLFRSGSRSEGLRELYRKVTRTAAGVEEEWISVDEFSREFAELPFSVEADLFIPGGGRPETIDMHNWERFFLADGTPSAKVIIEGANSFITPEARQQLQKKGVIIMRDASANKCGVISSSYEIIANLLLTEEEFLANKEAYVADVLQILEKRAADEARLILKRRREQPNLLCTDISNSISAEINTHYARLFKFFQKRPEICLQPLFRRAILSHLPRFLSENSCYNQRIGQLPQKYLFAILAAEIGSAMVYRGDQESDFEEFVKVFLDRNFPGVEA